One region of Flavobacteriales bacterium genomic DNA includes:
- a CDS encoding T9SS type A sorting domain-containing protein gives MKNYLLLLLLIPTSVFSQSYDALFLGNSYTFYNNMPTMASDIADSMGDTLNVQSNTPGGWRFLNHAAANSSSMQKIRQQDWDFVILQAQSNEPSSPPWQVEEEVYPYAQTLVDSIAANDPCTEPEFFMTWGRKYGDSVNGQVYPLISTYEGMQQRLRESYLEMGMDNDATVAPVGMAWKHSIDDNPNFELYTADEGHPNLAGSYLAACTFYCTLFQKSCVGSSYVPNGLSIGDATTLQTIASNTVLDSTWVWNMFTIQSADTTSTNDSTYSFSTTASNYDNLVWDFGDGNTSSTANASHTFGSGQHQVELSVFSNGGCLVKKETFDLEVVSANDTSSTDTTVSIFTNLSESIKLYPTPLNNYLTIEANDKRSLFKIYNMMGQLVYSKEVIGTERIDFNDLARGHNIAKIQTKDEDLTFKIFKNE, from the coding sequence ATGAAAAATTATTTACTACTTCTTTTACTTATTCCCACGTCTGTGTTTTCACAATCTTACGACGCTTTGTTTTTGGGAAATTCTTACACATTTTACAATAATATGCCTACTATGGCTTCTGATATTGCCGATTCTATGGGCGATACCCTAAATGTACAGAGTAACACCCCGGGTGGTTGGCGTTTTTTAAACCACGCTGCTGCCAATTCGAGCAGTATGCAAAAGATAAGACAACAAGATTGGGACTTTGTTATTCTACAAGCACAAAGCAACGAGCCGAGCTCTCCACCTTGGCAGGTAGAGGAGGAGGTTTATCCTTATGCTCAAACCTTAGTAGATTCTATTGCAGCTAACGATCCGTGTACCGAGCCCGAATTTTTTATGACTTGGGGGCGAAAGTATGGCGACTCTGTGAACGGTCAAGTATATCCTTTAATATCGACTTATGAAGGAATGCAACAACGTTTAAGAGAGTCCTATTTGGAAATGGGTATGGATAACGATGCTACGGTAGCTCCTGTTGGTATGGCATGGAAACATTCCATTGACGATAACCCCAATTTTGAACTATATACTGCCGATGAAGGACACCCTAATTTGGCCGGTTCATATTTAGCTGCTTGTACCTTTTATTGCACCCTGTTTCAAAAAAGTTGTGTAGGCTCTTCTTATGTGCCCAACGGATTATCTATTGGTGATGCTACAACACTACAAACCATAGCTTCAAATACCGTTTTGGATAGCACTTGGGTGTGGAATATGTTTACTATTCAATCTGCCGATACAACATCTACTAACGATAGCACTTATTCTTTTAGCACTACGGCATCCAATTACGACAATTTGGTGTGGGATTTTGGTGACGGTAATACCTCCAGTACAGCTAATGCTAGCCATACTTTTGGTTCAGGACAGCATCAGGTCGAATTGAGTGTCTTTTCTAATGGTGGATGTTTGGTTAAGAAAGAAACATTTGATTTGGAAGTAGTTTCTGCCAACGATACCAGTAGCACAGATACAACTGTAAGTATTTTCACTAATTTAAGTGAGTCCATAAAATTATACCCTACACCACTAAATAACTATCTTACCATTGAAGCAAACGACAAACGCTCACTTTTTAAAATATACAACATGATGGGGCAATTGGTGTATTCTAAGGAAGTAATAGGGACGGAACGCATCGATTTTAATGATTTGGCTAGAGGTCATAACATCGCTAAGATACAAACCAAAGATGAAGATTTAACTTTTAAAATATTCAAAAATGAATGA
- a CDS encoding CDGSH iron-sulfur domain-containing protein: MNDKTAEAIKVKLLAGKRYSFCSCGLSKNLPYCDNAHRDHNEREGTDYKSLKIFPKEDTEVSVFSATWKR; encoded by the coding sequence ATGAATGATAAAACAGCTGAAGCCATAAAGGTAAAATTGTTAGCAGGCAAACGTTATAGTTTTTGTTCTTGCGGTCTGAGTAAAAATTTACCCTATTGTGATAATGCTCACAGAGATCACAACGAAAGGGAGGGAACGGACTATAAATCTCTCAAGATTTTCCCCAAAGAAGACACTGAGGTAAGTGTTTTTTCGGCTACTTGGAAACGTTGA
- a CDS encoding tetratricopeptide repeat protein has product MKKIILLVVLAMGFLSVYAQQEADSTLTSEEIQFRDSIAAINTNNAMVQQIQESYNAATKAFASSYFNKAIQLFESVIALDSSNADAHFNKGLSNKELKNYKDAITDFEAAFAIDNSYFDAVFNQAKCYESLQDQEQAISTYDRLLELKPTRAEAAYNKGVIFYLQKDYAQAITAYTQAISIEPNYAYALNDRGSCHRALEDYDKAVVDYLAASKQDAQAFIFNNLASAYRKSGNKDKALEYYNKAISADATYEMAYNNRGTVYFESEDYDNALNDFKKAIELNSNYAMALCNRAAIYHMQEHYTGALADLEQAVKLQPNNATALLNRGITREMLRDVDGACEDWQKAYELGIEKGNEYYINNCE; this is encoded by the coding sequence ATGAAAAAAATTATATTGTTGGTAGTGTTAGCTATGGGCTTTTTGAGTGTTTATGCACAGCAAGAGGCAGATAGTACTCTTACTTCTGAAGAAATTCAATTTAGAGATTCCATTGCGGCTATAAATACCAATAACGCCATGGTTCAACAAATTCAAGAATCTTATAATGCGGCAACTAAAGCATTTGCCTCATCTTATTTTAATAAGGCTATCCAATTGTTTGAATCGGTAATAGCTTTAGACTCTTCCAATGCAGATGCTCATTTTAATAAAGGACTTTCCAACAAGGAATTGAAAAATTATAAGGATGCCATAACGGATTTTGAAGCCGCCTTTGCTATTGATAACAGCTATTTTGATGCTGTTTTTAATCAAGCGAAATGCTATGAGTCCCTCCAAGATCAGGAACAAGCTATTAGCACCTATGACAGGCTATTGGAGCTAAAGCCAACACGTGCCGAAGCAGCCTACAATAAAGGGGTAATCTTTTATTTGCAAAAGGACTATGCTCAAGCAATTACAGCATACACTCAAGCCATAAGTATTGAGCCCAATTATGCCTATGCCCTAAACGATAGAGGCAGTTGTCACCGAGCTTTAGAAGATTATGACAAAGCCGTAGTTGATTACTTGGCGGCAAGTAAGCAGGATGCACAAGCTTTTATTTTCAACAATTTAGCCAGTGCTTATCGCAAATCTGGAAATAAAGACAAGGCACTGGAGTATTACAATAAGGCTATTTCTGCCGATGCCACTTATGAGATGGCATACAACAACAGAGGAACGGTTTATTTTGAATCTGAAGACTATGACAATGCTTTGAATGATTTTAAAAAGGCTATAGAGCTCAATTCCAATTACGCTATGGCACTATGCAATAGAGCTGCCATTTATCATATGCAAGAGCATTATACAGGTGCATTAGCAGATTTAGAACAGGCCGTAAAGCTTCAGCCCAACAATGCCACAGCATTACTCAATAGAGGTATTACTCGTGAGATGCTTCGTGATGTTGACGGTGCGTGTGAAGATTGGCAAAAAGCCTATGAGTTAGGTATAGAAAAAGGAAATGAATATTATATTAATAATTGCGAGTAA
- a CDS encoding OmpA family protein — translation MKQLITLVLLLTTFGLFAQDVAFKKSNFKDNKEGFDEAKKNIELGDEWLEKGKLKVLEMVYAADAYKKALDFYLPAQEFNPNNSDLNIKVGHAYLYTNTPYKAMPFLKKSLELAGDDAEPFVYFLLGKAYQLAQDFEEAEKSFLRYGTLASDKELEPYKKLNRKHIKESKSGAEIFGMKTRVWVDNVKELNSFYDDIAPTISADGSEIIFNTNKTGNFDIYSAERKNRRWYGISPLSSLNTDGDDVSSSLAYDGQRLLLFKYTDGQSDIYESKLNGTEWSEPKLKMSKVVNTDANETFASYDPQDIKVYFVTDGGYGGDKNISFSGKKDMEETFWGKAQSAGQEVNSGFQEGSVYMAPDGNTMYFCSQGHTSIGGYDVFVSYRNDLGLWGEPINLGYPINTPYDELYFTISANGKKAYFSSNRDKGQGGMDIYCATFWGEPKKPSVASEDNLIASIASPIEDTYIPESVEVTVANSLTVFKGRILDGLLQDPVEAEIKIFDNATGDVYAVMRSNSATGKFLLSLPSGLNYGISVEAEGYLFHSENFNLPEGSAYNMINKDIELKNIDIGSKIALRNVFFDTGKAEVKIDSYPELDRLIQLMTDVPSLKIELSGHTDNVGGNAANERLSQRRAEAVRAYLVSRSVDGGRVTAKGYGASRPVDTNATKAGRANNRRTEFEITAN, via the coding sequence ATGAAACAGTTAATCACATTGGTATTATTGTTGACGACATTTGGCTTATTCGCACAAGATGTAGCCTTTAAGAAAAGTAATTTCAAAGACAACAAAGAAGGCTTTGATGAAGCCAAAAAGAACATAGAGTTAGGTGACGAATGGCTAGAGAAAGGTAAGCTTAAAGTCCTTGAAATGGTCTATGCTGCAGATGCCTACAAAAAAGCCTTAGATTTTTATTTGCCTGCTCAAGAGTTTAACCCTAATAATTCCGACTTAAACATAAAAGTAGGACATGCCTATTTGTACACCAACACCCCTTACAAGGCCATGCCTTTTCTTAAAAAGTCCCTAGAGTTAGCAGGAGATGACGCAGAGCCTTTTGTATATTTTTTATTGGGGAAAGCCTATCAGTTGGCGCAAGATTTTGAAGAGGCTGAAAAATCCTTTTTGAGGTACGGCACACTAGCCAGTGATAAGGAATTGGAGCCCTATAAGAAGTTGAATAGAAAGCACATAAAAGAGAGTAAGAGCGGTGCAGAGATTTTTGGTATGAAAACTCGTGTATGGGTAGATAACGTTAAAGAACTGAATTCTTTTTACGACGATATTGCGCCTACTATTTCTGCCGATGGTTCTGAGATTATTTTCAACACCAACAAAACGGGTAATTTTGATATATACTCTGCTGAAAGAAAAAACAGAAGGTGGTATGGAATAAGCCCATTATCTTCTCTCAATACCGATGGTGACGATGTTTCTTCGTCCTTAGCCTATGATGGTCAGCGTTTGTTGTTGTTCAAGTACACCGATGGACAAAGCGATATTTACGAATCTAAGCTAAACGGTACTGAATGGAGTGAGCCTAAGCTCAAGATGTCTAAGGTGGTTAATACCGATGCTAATGAAACTTTTGCGTCTTACGATCCGCAGGACATTAAGGTATATTTTGTTACCGATGGTGGGTATGGTGGCGATAAGAATATCAGCTTTAGTGGTAAGAAAGATATGGAAGAAACCTTTTGGGGAAAGGCACAAAGTGCTGGGCAAGAGGTCAACTCTGGTTTTCAAGAAGGCTCGGTATATATGGCGCCCGATGGCAATACCATGTATTTCTGTTCGCAGGGACACACATCGATAGGGGGTTATGACGTCTTTGTTTCTTACCGTAATGATTTGGGCTTATGGGGAGAACCCATTAACCTAGGTTATCCTATCAATACCCCTTATGACGAATTGTATTTTACCATTTCGGCAAACGGTAAAAAGGCCTATTTCTCTTCCAATAGAGACAAGGGACAAGGCGGTATGGACATTTATTGCGCTACCTTTTGGGGAGAGCCTAAAAAACCTAGCGTAGCATCTGAAGACAACCTCATTGCTAGTATAGCATCGCCCATAGAAGACACCTACATTCCAGAAAGTGTAGAGGTAACAGTGGCCAACAGTTTGACTGTCTTTAAGGGACGAATTTTGGACGGCTTATTGCAAGATCCAGTAGAGGCAGAAATAAAAATCTTTGACAATGCCACAGGCGATGTCTATGCTGTGATGCGTTCTAACAGTGCCACAGGAAAATTCTTACTCTCTTTACCGTCAGGATTAAATTACGGTATCTCTGTAGAGGCAGAGGGTTATTTATTCCATTCTGAGAATTTCAATTTGCCAGAAGGTTCGGCCTACAATATGATTAACAAAGACATCGAATTGAAAAACATAGATATCGGTAGTAAAATAGCGTTGAGAAACGTCTTCTTTGATACTGGTAAGGCAGAGGTTAAGATAGACTCTTATCCAGAGCTAGACCGATTGATTCAGCTAATGACCGATGTACCTAGTCTAAAGATAGAGCTTTCGGGACATACTGACAATGTGGGTGGCAATGCAGCTAATGAGAGGCTTTCGCAAAGACGTGCTGAAGCCGTTAGAGCTTATTTGGTATCTCGTTCTGTCGATGGCGGAAGGGTAACCGCAAAAGGCTATGGTGCCAGTCGTCCGGTAGATACCAATGCTACTAAGGCAGGTAGAGCCAACAACAGAAGAACCGAGTTTGAAATTACAGCTAACTAA